A part of Pseudoalteromonas arctica A 37-1-2 genomic DNA contains:
- a CDS encoding phage virion morphogenesis protein: MLNLKFDEGRSKEQLAFLQLKPQKRRNILRSAIRAANKSSKERITRQSDLAGKRWQGRANGKKKKMLTKLKRNMKVRYGANSASVYFKGGNSGKIARAHQEGISLDAGKPKSSAAQNKEGPATRNLARALMAEGYKIPRGKGKGSKRPSIKWITANLSKNQAGFLLRELKGSSGKSAWKIDLPARSFLGQTMAEQKEQMNFILNKAMQVA, from the coding sequence GTGCTTAATCTCAAGTTTGATGAAGGCCGCAGTAAAGAGCAGTTAGCGTTTTTACAGCTTAAGCCGCAAAAGCGCCGCAACATATTGCGCAGTGCAATACGCGCGGCAAACAAAAGCAGTAAAGAGCGGATCACCAGGCAAAGTGATTTAGCGGGTAAAAGGTGGCAAGGCCGCGCCAACGGCAAAAAAAAGAAAATGCTAACCAAGCTAAAGCGCAACATGAAAGTGCGCTACGGCGCAAATAGCGCAAGCGTATATTTTAAAGGGGGCAACAGCGGAAAAATAGCCCGCGCCCACCAAGAAGGTATAAGCCTAGATGCAGGCAAGCCAAAAAGCAGTGCCGCACAAAATAAAGAAGGCCCAGCCACCCGCAACTTAGCCCGCGCATTAATGGCCGAGGGTTACAAAATACCGCGCGGCAAAGGCAAGGGCAGTAAGCGCCCCAGCATTAAATGGATAACAGCAAACCTAAGTAAAAACCAAGCAGGTTTTTTACTGCGCGAATTAAAGGGCAGCTCAGGCAAGAGCGCATGGAAAATTGATTTACCGGCCCGCTCCTTTTTGGGGCAAACAATGGCCGAGCAAAAAGAGCAAATGAATTTTATTTTAAACAAAGCTATGCAAGTGGCGTAG
- a CDS encoding phage tail protein, translated as MSQSKIAKLKQHLATAEYQGRNLALSTQFDSWIEGGRIEPSSKTINGNGLLAARFYYSGAISINPCAAPAALICAFASFWLQNNGGRYDSTDIEFSADVNDDNSNEVELTINQLCEDIELIQAPNGPFEFNGNRYDFGEQSLWIAEAFTLEGQISRA; from the coding sequence ATGAGCCAAAGCAAAATAGCAAAGCTTAAGCAGCATTTAGCAACCGCAGAATACCAAGGCCGCAACCTAGCGCTAAGCACCCAGTTCGACAGCTGGATAGAAGGCGGCCGCATAGAGCCAAGCAGCAAAACCATTAACGGCAACGGCCTATTGGCAGCAAGGTTTTATTACTCAGGAGCGATCAGCATAAACCCATGCGCAGCACCCGCAGCACTTATTTGTGCCTTTGCATCGTTTTGGTTGCAAAACAACGGCGGGCGATACGACAGCACCGACATTGAATTTAGCGCCGACGTTAACGACGACAACAGCAACGAAGTAGAGCTAACAATAAATCAGCTTTGCGAAGACATAGAGCTAATACAAGCGCCCAACGGCCCGTTTGAATTTAACGGCAACCGTTACGACTTTGGCGAGCAAAGCCTATGGATAGCAGAGGCGTTCACGCTTGAAGGCCAAATAAGCCGTGCTTAA